The Herminiimonas arsenitoxidans genome window below encodes:
- a CDS encoding bifunctional ADP-dependent NAD(P)H-hydrate dehydratase/NAD(P)H-hydrate epimerase, producing the protein MTDIHTLYTVADIRKIEQAALATLPSYTLMQRAGKAAAEFAYTLQQERDKAGRILVLAGPGNNGGDALEAASQLANAGLNVSIFLAANAENLPADAQQALKRAKSGKATFLETVDTAALNTTDWALVIDGLFGIGLTRAITNDTHDLIAAINTLSCQILALDVPSGLNADTGAIVGEDAGIAIQATHTITFIGNKPGLHTCEGRDHAGEVSVVDLDIAEDLFLPSRMQLSRTELFCATLRPRRHNSNKGSYGDVSILGGAHGMVGAAVLAARSATKCGAGRVFIASLAESITYDNQQAELMCRLAGNMDYESTTTVAGPGLGTSRPAHDCLTRAILANTPLVLDADALNLIAVESGLRQKLLLRHASTILTPHPLEAARLLGITTQQVQADRLAAARTLAATFHATTILKGSGTVIATPDGDIVINTTGNPALATAGSGDVLAGLCGALLAQNYPAWEAAVAAVWLHGKAADELVENGVGPIGLTASELIPEIRSILNRLVYAKPAQIN; encoded by the coding sequence ATGACCGACATCCATACGCTTTACACCGTTGCCGACATTCGCAAGATAGAACAAGCGGCGCTCGCGACACTTCCCTCTTACACCTTGATGCAACGCGCCGGCAAAGCGGCCGCAGAATTTGCCTACACGCTGCAACAAGAGCGTGACAAGGCAGGTCGCATTCTGGTTTTGGCTGGCCCTGGCAATAATGGTGGCGATGCGCTTGAGGCTGCCAGCCAACTAGCAAATGCCGGTTTAAATGTCTCTATTTTTCTCGCAGCTAATGCCGAGAATCTCCCTGCCGATGCACAACAAGCATTGAAGCGCGCCAAAAGTGGCAAAGCAACATTTCTTGAAACCGTCGATACTGCTGCACTGAACACGACTGATTGGGCGTTGGTCATTGATGGTCTATTCGGCATCGGCCTCACACGTGCAATCACAAACGATACGCATGATTTAATCGCTGCCATCAATACTTTATCCTGCCAGATACTCGCACTGGATGTGCCTAGCGGATTAAACGCAGACACCGGTGCCATCGTCGGCGAAGATGCCGGCATCGCGATTCAAGCAACGCATACCATCACTTTTATCGGCAACAAACCTGGCTTGCACACATGCGAAGGACGCGATCATGCTGGTGAAGTCAGCGTAGTCGATCTGGATATTGCAGAGGATTTGTTCCTGCCATCGCGCATGCAATTAAGTCGTACCGAATTGTTCTGCGCAACACTCCGCCCCAGACGACACAATTCCAATAAAGGCAGTTACGGCGACGTCAGCATACTCGGCGGCGCACATGGCATGGTCGGTGCAGCCGTACTCGCCGCGCGCTCTGCCACCAAATGTGGCGCCGGACGTGTGTTTATCGCCAGCCTGGCGGAATCAATTACTTATGACAACCAGCAAGCCGAGCTGATGTGCCGCTTGGCAGGCAATATGGATTACGAGAGCACGACAACAGTCGCCGGCCCCGGATTAGGAACATCGCGACCAGCACACGATTGTCTTACCAGAGCAATCCTTGCCAATACACCTCTCGTACTGGATGCCGACGCCTTGAATCTCATCGCGGTCGAATCCGGCTTGCGACAAAAGCTACTGTTACGTCACGCATCTACAATCTTGACGCCGCATCCACTGGAAGCCGCGCGTCTGCTTGGTATCACAACGCAACAGGTACAAGCAGACCGCCTTGCTGCAGCACGCACTCTGGCTGCGACATTCCACGCGACAACAATATTAAAGGGTTCTGGCACGGTGATCGCGACACCTGATGGCGACATCGTCATCAACACCACGGGCAATCCAGCATTGGCAACGGCAGGTTCTGGCGATGTATTGGCAGGCTTATGCGGCGCTTTGCTCGCGCAGAATTATCCGGCGTGGGAAGCTGCCGTGGCCGCAGTATGGCTGCATGGCAAAGCAGCGGATGAGTTAGTGGAAAACGGAGTCGGGCCGATAGGCCTTACCGCTAGCGAGCTGATTCCTGAAATTCGCTCTATCTTGAATCGTCTGGTTTATGCAAAACCAGCGCAGATAAATTAG
- a CDS encoding ABC transporter ATP-binding protein, translating to MSESSTLYPAIEALNLTKRVADATGELTILQAVDFTVQAGDTLAIVGASGSGKSTLLGLLAGLDAPSEGTVKLDGTDIFALDEDGRAGLRKSRLGFVFQSFQLLGHLNAVENVMLPLELRGDNKAKEKAEAMLARVGLASRLKHYPKYLSGGEQQRVALARAFVSEPPLLFADEPTGSLDAATGASVIQLMFELNRERASTLVLVTHDPSIAALCKRTITIAAGRLV from the coding sequence ATGTCTGAATCCTCTACTTTGTATCCTGCAATCGAAGCGCTCAACCTGACTAAACGTGTGGCCGATGCGACTGGCGAACTGACCATTCTGCAAGCTGTTGATTTTACCGTGCAAGCGGGCGACACGCTTGCTATCGTTGGTGCGTCCGGTTCGGGCAAGTCTACTTTGCTTGGTTTGCTGGCCGGACTGGATGCGCCCTCAGAGGGGACAGTCAAACTGGATGGCACCGATATCTTCGCATTGGATGAGGATGGTCGTGCCGGATTACGTAAATCCAGGCTAGGTTTTGTCTTTCAATCTTTTCAATTGCTGGGACATTTGAATGCGGTAGAGAACGTCATGTTGCCGCTGGAGTTGCGTGGTGATAACAAGGCGAAGGAAAAGGCTGAGGCCATGCTGGCACGTGTTGGCCTGGCCAGCCGTTTGAAGCATTATCCAAAATATCTGTCCGGCGGCGAGCAGCAACGTGTAGCACTAGCGCGTGCATTTGTGAGCGAACCACCACTACTGTTTGCCGATGAGCCTACCGGCAGTCTGGATGCTGCAACAGGCGCGTCGGTGATTCAGTTGATGTTCGAATTGAATCGCGAGCGCGCATCGACACTGGTGTTGGTGACACATGATCCCTCGATTGCCGCTTTGTGCAAACGAACGATCACGATTGCGGCCGGACGTCTGGTCTAA
- a CDS encoding arylesterase, whose product MPIDFKFSYQVGKVLRAIALIALASFTMSAYSASKTILVLGDSLSAEYGLQRGEGWVNLLQEKLAAEKISASIINASISGETTSGGKTRLQTLLDKYQPAIVVIELGANDALRGLSLISTQLNLRGMVTEAKNAKAKVLLVGMQIPPNYGTDYTRQFADLFPKIAKDTKSALVPFMLKDVADKPALFQADRMHPAAEAHPIILNNIWPQLKPLLTK is encoded by the coding sequence ATGCCGATTGATTTCAAGTTTTCGTATCAGGTGGGAAAAGTATTGCGAGCTATTGCATTGATTGCACTCGCATCGTTCACAATGAGCGCTTATTCTGCATCAAAAACCATACTCGTGCTCGGTGACAGCTTATCCGCAGAATATGGCCTGCAACGTGGCGAAGGCTGGGTCAATCTGCTGCAGGAAAAACTGGCCGCAGAAAAAATCAGCGCATCCATTATCAATGCCAGCATCAGTGGTGAAACAACCAGTGGCGGCAAGACACGCTTGCAAACATTACTCGATAAATATCAACCTGCTATCGTCGTGATTGAGCTTGGCGCCAACGACGCATTACGCGGTTTATCGCTCATTTCGACCCAGTTGAATTTACGCGGCATGGTAACAGAGGCCAAGAATGCAAAAGCCAAAGTTCTGTTGGTCGGCATGCAGATACCGCCTAACTACGGCACCGATTACACACGACAATTCGCCGACCTGTTTCCTAAAATTGCCAAAGATACAAAATCTGCACTCGTGCCTTTCATGCTGAAAGATGTCGCCGACAAACCAGCACTCTTCCAGGCCGATCGCATGCATCCCGCAGCAGAAGCACATCCCATCATACTCAACAATATCTGGCCGCAACTGAAGCCATTGCTCACAAAGTGA